The Thermoleophilum album genome contains a region encoding:
- a CDS encoding glycosyltransferase family 2 protein, translating into MLPARNAARTLADTVAQIPREWVDEVVLVDDGSSDRTIEIARSIPHLRVVHHPHNAGYGANQKTCYLEALKLNADAVVMLHPDGQYEPTLIGAMVAPILAGQADLVLGSRLARPGMAKANGMPLWKIVANRILTAIQNTIMGTTLTDAHTGYRAYSRRLLTTVPWLRNSLDFSFDSELLYQAAHFGMRICEVPARGRYFDDASSVGFKTGVIYGLKTLWTGFRLLLHRRGFVPSKKFTLDPVAQS; encoded by the coding sequence GTGTTGCCGGCTCGCAACGCAGCGCGTACCCTCGCCGACACGGTCGCGCAGATCCCCCGCGAGTGGGTCGACGAAGTTGTGCTTGTCGACGACGGTTCTAGCGACCGCACGATCGAAATTGCCCGCTCGATACCACATCTTCGCGTTGTGCACCATCCCCATAACGCCGGATACGGCGCCAATCAGAAGACTTGTTACTTGGAGGCGCTGAAGTTAAACGCGGATGCGGTGGTGATGTTACATCCCGACGGCCAGTACGAGCCCACGCTGATAGGTGCGATGGTTGCGCCCATACTTGCTGGTCAGGCAGATCTCGTTCTCGGGTCCCGACTCGCACGACCAGGGATGGCAAAAGCCAACGGTATGCCCTTGTGGAAAATCGTTGCGAACAGGATCTTGACAGCGATTCAGAACACAATCATGGGAACCACCTTGACCGACGCGCACACTGGATATCGTGCTTACTCCAGACGACTCCTGACGACTGTGCCCTGGCTTCGTAATTCGCTCGACTTCAGCTTCGATTCCGAGCTGCTCTATCAGGCTGCGCACTTCGGCATGCGCATTTGTGAGGTTCCGGCTCGTGGGCGTTACTTCGATGATGCCTCTTCGGTTGGTTTCAAGACGGGCGTCATCTATGGGTTGAAAACACTTTGGACGGGCTTTCGCCTGTTGCTACACCGTCGCGGATTTGTGCCTTCGAAGAAGTTCACCCTCGATCCGGTCGCGCAATCGTGA
- a CDS encoding UDP-glucose dehydrogenase family protein, whose product MAPREAEPIGVIGVGWVGLVTAACFAELGHEVWARDIDAAKIAALERGEVPIHEPGLPELVARNRDRLHFTTEMAPVLEHAQLLFCCVDTPPTYSGDADLSRVEAVVAELAEPDDHALVMKSTVPVGTGAAIKRRLPALHYVSNPEFLKEGSAIEDFMHPDRVVIGNDAASSDFADRVAALYEPLGAPIVRTDVASAEMIKLASNAFLATKISFINEIANVCEEVGADVAEVARGMGLDARIGPHFLRAGAGYGGSCFPKDVQALKQLAGNSGYHFQLLTAVIDVNELQKRRLVGKLQKHLGSLVGKEIALLGVAFKPNTDDIREATSLVLAGRLQSEGAQVRAYDPVALERARAVLSNVRLCTSALEALDGADAAVLVTEWPEFRELDWAGAVKRVMRRPIVVDGRNFLDREALQAAGFVYEGVGR is encoded by the coding sequence ATGGCCCCCAGAGAAGCGGAACCGATCGGTGTGATAGGCGTCGGCTGGGTGGGTCTGGTCACCGCGGCCTGCTTCGCCGAGCTCGGCCACGAGGTCTGGGCGCGCGACATCGATGCCGCGAAGATCGCCGCGCTCGAGCGCGGCGAGGTGCCGATCCACGAGCCGGGTTTGCCGGAACTGGTCGCCCGCAACCGCGACCGCCTGCACTTCACGACCGAAATGGCGCCCGTGCTCGAGCACGCGCAGCTGTTGTTCTGCTGCGTCGACACGCCACCGACCTACTCGGGGGACGCCGACCTCTCGCGGGTCGAAGCGGTCGTCGCGGAGCTCGCCGAGCCCGACGACCATGCTCTAGTGATGAAGAGCACCGTCCCGGTCGGCACCGGCGCCGCGATCAAGCGGCGTCTGCCCGCGCTTCACTACGTCTCCAATCCCGAGTTCCTAAAGGAAGGCTCGGCGATCGAAGACTTCATGCATCCCGATCGGGTGGTGATCGGCAACGACGCCGCCTCGAGCGACTTCGCTGATCGGGTGGCCGCGCTCTACGAGCCTCTCGGTGCGCCGATCGTGCGCACCGACGTCGCGAGCGCGGAGATGATCAAGCTCGCCTCGAATGCGTTCCTCGCCACCAAGATCTCGTTCATCAACGAGATCGCGAACGTCTGTGAAGAAGTCGGCGCCGACGTCGCCGAGGTCGCGCGCGGAATGGGGCTCGACGCGCGCATCGGCCCCCACTTCCTGCGCGCCGGTGCGGGCTACGGAGGCAGCTGCTTCCCCAAGGACGTGCAAGCCCTCAAGCAGCTAGCAGGCAACAGCGGCTACCACTTCCAGCTCCTGACCGCGGTAATCGACGTCAACGAGCTCCAAAAGCGGCGGCTCGTCGGCAAGTTGCAGAAGCACCTCGGGTCGCTGGTGGGCAAGGAGATCGCGCTGCTCGGTGTTGCGTTCAAGCCGAACACCGACGACATTCGCGAAGCGACGAGTTTGGTCCTCGCCGGACGCCTACAGAGCGAGGGTGCGCAGGTGCGCGCCTACGATCCGGTGGCGCTCGAGCGGGCGCGGGCGGTGCTGTCGAACGTCCGCCTGTGCACCTCGGCGCTGGAGGCCCTGGACGGTGCCGACGCCGCCGTCCTTGTCACCGAGTGGCCGGAGTTTCGCGAGCTCGACTGGGCCGGTGCGGTGAAACGCGTGATGCGTCGCCCGATCGTCGTCGACGGTCGCAACTTCCTCGACCGCGAAGCGCTCCAGGCAGCCGGTTTCGTGTACGAGGGGGTCGGGCGCTGA
- a CDS encoding nucleotidyltransferase family protein: MLAGGEGTRLRPLTRTIPKPVVPLAGRPHLAWMLDWLEYHGVREVLLLCGFLAERVRTRIGERHGRMRLTYVVEPEPLDTAGPLRLALDQGLLADRFFVLNGDILTDLDLAALASHHDVRRARATIALVEVDDARSYGCVPIDEQGRVQAFLEKMENPPTNLVNGGVYLLERGVVAERVPAGRRVSFEREVFPALVGQGLFGYPASCYWLDIGTLERYLEANRDLLAGKPAPPLGGRGLANPLIDGGAEVAGVVTAGSVVEAGCVIASGARVERSVVLGGARLERGAQVLDSVVAESAVIGCEARVGPGAIVGAGAEVAAKAVVGTGARIEPGARVAEASLATGASER; encoded by the coding sequence GTGCTCGCTGGCGGGGAGGGCACACGCCTGCGCCCGCTGACCCGGACGATCCCGAAACCGGTCGTCCCGCTCGCTGGGCGCCCGCACCTCGCGTGGATGCTCGACTGGCTCGAGTATCACGGCGTCCGAGAGGTGCTGCTGCTCTGCGGCTTCCTGGCCGAGCGCGTGCGCACGCGGATCGGGGAACGCCACGGGCGGATGCGGCTCACGTACGTCGTCGAGCCGGAGCCGCTGGACACCGCGGGGCCGCTACGACTCGCCCTCGACCAAGGCCTCCTCGCCGATCGCTTCTTCGTGCTCAACGGCGACATCCTCACCGACCTCGATCTCGCTGCGCTCGCCTCACATCACGACGTGCGCCGGGCACGAGCGACGATCGCGCTTGTCGAGGTCGACGATGCGCGCAGCTACGGGTGCGTGCCGATCGACGAGCAGGGGCGCGTTCAGGCCTTCCTCGAGAAGATGGAGAACCCCCCGACGAACCTCGTAAACGGCGGCGTGTACCTGCTCGAGCGTGGGGTCGTGGCCGAGCGGGTGCCGGCGGGGCGGCGCGTCTCCTTCGAACGCGAGGTCTTTCCTGCGCTCGTCGGGCAAGGACTGTTCGGTTACCCGGCGAGCTGCTATTGGCTCGACATCGGCACGCTCGAGCGCTATCTGGAGGCGAACCGGGACCTCCTCGCCGGTAAGCCTGCGCCGCCGCTCGGCGGCCGGGGGCTCGCGAACCCCTTGATTGACGGCGGCGCCGAGGTGGCCGGTGTCGTCACCGCAGGCTCCGTGGTCGAGGCTGGCTGTGTGATCGCCAGTGGTGCTCGCGTCGAGCGCTCGGTCGTCCTGGGCGGGGCGCGCCTCGAGCGCGGCGCGCAGGTGCTGGACTCGGTCGTCGCCGAGAGTGCAGTGATCGGTTGCGAGGCGCGCGTCGGCCCCGGCGCGATCGTCGGTGCCGGTGCCGAAGTCGCCGCGAAAGCGGTAGTTGGCACGGGGGCTCGTATCGAACCGGGAGCGCGCGTCGCTGAGGCGTCGCTGGCGACCGGCGCAAGCGAGCGGTGA
- a CDS encoding acyltransferase family protein, whose translation MGLSVDSGRFALLQRSRHSGNSEALAPPPGHPRFPSADGVRAIAIACVLAVHSWAATRVLAPQSAPDGIGDRLLAHLNVGVAIFFALSGFLLYRPFIAGDLALGPRPSAAAYLWRRGLRILPAYWLALGALALVPGDTARAGDGVWAVLPLQGLAPAGERSCVELIATCRFAPVWSLTVELTFYALLPAYATLMSRVPRRQRLPCELLVLGTLAAVSTAVGVADATARLTLVSGTVAGHFPPFAAGMLAAVLSARREERLRTPSPTLKRLLATAAALLVYSAAAMALPPSPFLFTARDRLIAHLAFAVIATCALVPLLVETPGRPARSLLASRPLRALGLVSYGIFLWHYTFALAAVDLRIASWPLSLVFVSACSLVPATASYLLVERPALRLKNALWGRFPTTREAPRPPAAPSASHQPSLALRDD comes from the coding sequence GTGGGGCTATCCGTCGATAGCGGGCGCTTCGCCTTGCTCCAAAGGTCGCGTCACAGTGGAAACTCGGAGGCGCTCGCGCCACCGCCCGGGCACCCTCGCTTCCCATCCGCTGACGGAGTCCGAGCGATCGCGATCGCCTGCGTGCTCGCCGTTCACTCGTGGGCGGCGACCAGAGTGCTGGCACCTCAATCGGCGCCTGACGGTATCGGCGATCGCCTCCTCGCGCACCTGAACGTCGGCGTTGCGATCTTCTTCGCGCTTTCCGGTTTTCTGCTTTACCGACCCTTCATCGCCGGCGACCTCGCGCTTGGGCCACGTCCGTCCGCTGCAGCGTACCTCTGGAGACGCGGGCTGCGGATCCTGCCGGCCTACTGGCTGGCGCTCGGAGCGCTAGCGCTCGTTCCCGGCGACACGGCGCGTGCCGGCGACGGCGTGTGGGCTGTCCTGCCTTTGCAGGGGCTTGCGCCCGCCGGTGAGCGATCGTGCGTGGAGTTGATCGCCACCTGTCGTTTCGCGCCAGTTTGGAGCCTGACGGTGGAGCTCACGTTCTACGCGCTGTTACCGGCCTACGCGACCCTGATGAGCAGAGTGCCGAGACGGCAGCGTCTGCCCTGCGAGCTGCTGGTCCTGGGCACGCTTGCTGCTGTCTCGACTGCTGTGGGCGTCGCCGACGCCACCGCTCGTTTGACGCTTGTGAGCGGGACGGTCGCCGGCCACTTCCCTCCGTTCGCTGCCGGAATGCTGGCCGCCGTACTCTCGGCGAGACGGGAAGAGCGACTCCGTACCCCCTCACCGACCCTCAAAAGGCTGCTAGCGACGGCCGCGGCACTCCTGGTCTACAGCGCCGCGGCGATGGCGCTCCCTCCTTCACCGTTCCTGTTTACGGCCCGCGACCGCTTGATCGCGCATCTTGCGTTTGCGGTGATCGCCACCTGCGCACTAGTCCCACTCCTGGTCGAGACGCCTGGGCGCCCAGCTCGCTCACTGCTCGCGTCACGCCCACTGCGAGCGCTGGGACTTGTGTCCTACGGGATTTTTCTCTGGCACTACACGTTCGCGCTGGCGGCCGTAGACCTTCGAATCGCGTCATGGCCGCTCTCTCTCGTCTTCGTCTCGGCTTGCTCGCTTGTCCCCGCGACGGCCAGCTATCTGCTCGTCGAGCGACCTGCGCTGCGCCTTAAGAACGCGCTATGGGGTCGCTTCCCTACCACCCGCGAAGCGCCTCGGCCGCCCGCCGCGCCATCCGCCAGCCATCAGCCGTCGCTCGCTTTGCGCGACGACTGA
- a CDS encoding class I SAM-dependent methyltransferase: MTSPGETATRPATDITLYDLDPYAHDPTRWATSMAHHAELLIPCLELVRPTRIAEIGAFAGDLTRLLIRWAEEAGAKVEAIDPAPQPSLVELADSSERLELVRKTSLEALRERELADAIVIDGDHNYYTVSRELALIAERGGQSALPLLFFHDLCWPHGRRDDYFDPESIPPEYRHPLVGEGRGIFPGDPATRINGLPYPKSAAHEGGERNGVLTAVEDFAAAQSHVRLAVVPIFFGFGVMWDVRQPWAEELERLLAPFDRNAMLARLERNRVLQLARQHAYQVEIWRLTELLQRRERVLRRLLESRAFAVAEKLSRLRARLGISREVSVVSREEVRHALAGEPRPTPER, from the coding sequence GTGACGAGCCCCGGCGAAACAGCCACGCGACCAGCAACCGACATCACGCTCTACGACCTCGACCCGTACGCGCACGACCCGACGCGGTGGGCCACTTCGATGGCTCATCACGCGGAGCTTTTGATTCCCTGCCTCGAGCTCGTCAGGCCGACTCGTATCGCTGAGATTGGTGCCTTTGCTGGTGACTTGACACGGCTCTTGATCCGCTGGGCGGAGGAAGCCGGCGCGAAGGTGGAAGCGATCGACCCAGCACCACAGCCGTCGCTGGTCGAGCTCGCGGACTCGAGCGAGCGGTTGGAACTCGTCAGGAAGACCAGTCTCGAAGCGCTCCGTGAGCGTGAGCTGGCCGACGCAATCGTGATCGACGGCGACCACAACTACTACACGGTCTCGCGCGAGCTGGCGCTGATCGCCGAGCGCGGCGGGCAGAGTGCGCTGCCGCTACTTTTCTTTCACGACCTCTGCTGGCCGCACGGACGCCGGGACGACTACTTTGACCCAGAGTCGATACCGCCGGAGTATCGCCATCCCTTGGTCGGTGAAGGTCGCGGGATCTTTCCGGGCGATCCAGCCACTCGGATCAACGGCCTGCCCTACCCCAAGTCAGCGGCCCACGAGGGCGGTGAACGCAATGGGGTGCTTACCGCGGTCGAAGACTTCGCGGCTGCACAGTCGCACGTGCGGCTCGCCGTGGTGCCGATCTTCTTTGGCTTCGGCGTTATGTGGGACGTGCGGCAGCCATGGGCTGAGGAGCTTGAGCGGCTGCTCGCGCCGTTCGACCGCAACGCCATGCTCGCACGTCTCGAACGGAACCGCGTGTTGCAGCTCGCCCGGCAGCACGCCTACCAGGTCGAAATCTGGCGGCTGACCGAGCTCCTGCAGCGGCGGGAACGAGTGCTCAGACGTCTTCTGGAATCGCGTGCCTTCGCAGTCGCGGAGAAACTCTCCCGCCTGCGCGCCCGGCTGGGAATCTCGCGGGAAGTATCCGTCGTCTCACGCGAGGAGGTGCGCCACGCGCTGGCGGGCGAACCACGCCCCACTCCCGAGCGATGA
- a CDS encoding LCP family protein, which produces MIVGRCAGVRAAGVPVDPRALMLTRVYLPPPTARPRLWPRTLAAAAAIVFASAAATAVAAFRELDRVVSALQEHPRLKLGTELARTDPGAPQTIMILGSDRRPKGAAEGGGGARSDTIMLARLDPSKQAIALMSLPRDLKVRIPGHGIAKINAAYEYGGPKLTLETVKQLTGLPINHVINIDFRGFWAAVNAVGCVYAEVDRRYYNTSAAYSYINLQPGYQRMCGREALQFVRFRHEDNDLVRSARQQEFLRQAKQQIAVSKLINDRDRLVQIFARYTTSDIDSRAEVLRLLKLVLFSIGRPIREIHFEGKIGPSFVEASDAQVQSLVQKFLGVEETPGPRGTLRPRKGGAANADAGLERADLPGKEQAIMAVRMGAGRNTLPVYYPTVRTKGAMFAGPPRVYRLRDPAGRVHLAYRMVIKRGLVGEYYGLQGLTWKNPPILSGPHVTRRIGRRTFALYYDGDRVRLVAWRTPRAVYWISNTLLLTLSERQMLAIARSTRLL; this is translated from the coding sequence GTGATCGTCGGTCGATGCGCTGGTGTGCGGGCCGCCGGAGTTCCGGTCGACCCCCGGGCGCTGATGCTTACGCGCGTGTACCTACCTCCGCCAACCGCGAGACCTCGCCTCTGGCCGCGCACGCTCGCCGCAGCTGCGGCGATCGTCTTCGCCTCCGCGGCGGCGACCGCGGTCGCCGCCTTCCGTGAGCTCGATCGTGTGGTCAGCGCACTCCAGGAGCACCCACGGCTGAAGCTCGGTACGGAGCTCGCCCGCACCGATCCCGGTGCCCCCCAGACGATCATGATCCTCGGTTCCGACCGGCGGCCGAAGGGGGCAGCCGAGGGCGGCGGGGGAGCGCGCTCCGACACGATCATGCTCGCTCGTCTCGACCCCTCGAAGCAGGCGATCGCGCTGATGTCGTTGCCGCGCGACCTCAAGGTAAGGATCCCCGGGCACGGCATCGCCAAGATCAACGCGGCTTACGAGTACGGCGGGCCGAAGCTGACGCTGGAGACGGTGAAGCAGCTCACCGGCCTGCCGATCAACCACGTCATCAACATCGACTTCCGCGGTTTCTGGGCGGCGGTCAACGCCGTCGGCTGCGTCTACGCGGAGGTCGACCGGCGCTACTACAACACGAGCGCCGCCTACTCATACATCAACCTCCAGCCCGGCTACCAGCGGATGTGCGGCCGCGAGGCTTTGCAGTTCGTGCGCTTCCGCCACGAGGACAACGATCTCGTGCGCTCGGCGCGCCAGCAGGAATTTCTCCGCCAGGCGAAGCAGCAGATCGCGGTCTCGAAACTGATCAACGATCGCGATCGGCTGGTGCAGATATTCGCCCGCTACACCACCTCGGACATCGACTCGCGCGCCGAGGTTCTGCGGCTGCTGAAGCTCGTGCTTTTCAGCATCGGGCGGCCGATCCGGGAGATCCACTTCGAGGGAAAGATCGGTCCGAGCTTCGTGGAGGCGAGCGACGCTCAAGTGCAGTCGCTTGTGCAGAAGTTCCTCGGTGTCGAGGAGACGCCGGGGCCGCGCGGCACTCTTCGCCCCCGCAAGGGCGGCGCCGCGAATGCCGACGCCGGGCTCGAGCGCGCCGACTTGCCGGGCAAGGAACAAGCAATCATGGCGGTGCGGATGGGTGCCGGCCGCAACACGCTTCCCGTCTACTACCCGACGGTTCGCACCAAGGGCGCGATGTTCGCGGGGCCACCGCGCGTGTATCGGCTCCGCGACCCAGCCGGGCGCGTCCACCTCGCCTACCGAATGGTCATCAAGCGCGGCCTGGTCGGCGAGTACTACGGACTCCAAGGCCTGACCTGGAAGAACCCGCCGATCCTGTCCGGACCCCACGTAACGCGGCGCATCGGGCGCCGCACCTTCGCGCTGTACTACGACGGCGACCGAGTGCGTCTGGTCGCGTGGCGCACCCCGCGCGCCGTCTACTGGATCTCGAACACCCTGCTCCTGACCCTGAGCGAGCGCCAAATGCTGGCGATCGCGCGCTCTACGCGCCTGCTGTGA
- a CDS encoding serine O-acetyltransferase: protein MPPTSSASTADRRARREFWRELRRRHPRLRDAIPADARLTALYRGERAEFRSRLDLIIQVLRLAWVSDAFLAQVLYRVKARAQALGIPVVPRLAHRLAMMLSQVSIGDPVVIEPGVYIVHGQVVIDGLVEIGSGTQLFPWITIGLKSGEPRGARIGRNVSIGTGAKIIGPVTIGDGARIGANAVVVKDVPPGATVVGVPAEPLSPSPSEHRNAHSGPRATVSARQEE from the coding sequence ATGCCCCCCACCTCCAGCGCATCGACCGCAGATCGCAGGGCGCGCCGCGAGTTCTGGCGCGAACTGCGCAGGCGCCACCCACGTCTGCGCGATGCGATCCCGGCCGACGCCCGCTTGACAGCCCTCTATCGCGGCGAGCGCGCGGAATTTAGGTCGCGCCTCGATCTGATCATTCAGGTCTTGCGGCTCGCCTGGGTCAGCGACGCCTTCCTAGCGCAGGTCCTGTACCGCGTGAAGGCGCGCGCTCAGGCCCTGGGCATCCCTGTCGTCCCGAGGCTCGCACACCGCCTGGCGATGATGCTTTCGCAAGTGTCGATCGGGGATCCAGTGGTGATCGAACCGGGCGTGTACATAGTCCATGGACAGGTCGTGATCGACGGTCTCGTGGAGATCGGCTCCGGCACACAGCTGTTTCCCTGGATCACGATCGGACTCAAATCAGGCGAGCCGCGTGGGGCGCGCATCGGTCGCAACGTCAGCATTGGGACCGGGGCGAAGATCATCGGACCGGTGACGATTGGCGACGGCGCGCGCATCGGGGCAAACGCAGTGGTAGTGAAGGACGTGCCACCCGGCGCGACGGTGGTGGGCGTCCCAGCAGAACCGCTTTCGCCGTCGCCGAGTGAACACAGAAATGCGCACTCGGGACCACGAGCAACGGTATCGGCGAGACAAGAGGAGTGA
- a CDS encoding sulfatase-like hydrolase/transferase — protein MERSGPLAFLQLVGAWTLAVVFPFLHATGRETPFYIAHGATGMRLVVFVVVATLLPPLVAFCAYLLLRRLLGQVVAGRALTATLAGLIALIALPLVARGPLGSPLGAAIVAVLTSAGAFAILVGSAVARRTLALCAAVAPLALLQFLAFSPARELLSARSGGDTTRQVGAVSEKPPATPGRSPPTVVLVVFDELPVHALEDGRGGIDRSRFPAFHGLARVATWYRFASSPGSDTYVAVPALVTGLPPDPDRAPVAASYPSSLFTRLRGSYRLFAEEPETVMCALPECERSGQSRGGLQQLLIDSAIVVANLISPPGLRDRLPRVDQTYQDFLDTAGGSEAAAAEAGRDDEGRLQMKVLNRRGGQALGRPVSAFRAALQALPRVARERPLFAFLHIELPHVPWQYFPDLGRYRAEPLGMIGILGDRWGTNQSQIDQERPRFLFQTGAADAGLGAIVARLRALGLWDRSLVVVTADHGSAFTPGRGRRTPTSDNFAEIAGVPLFVKWPRQKRGRVENGPASTLDIPPTVLAVAGLKADGLAGSDLRRGIPRRTRLTLTPLKGKKVSLSFATFMRQRAALAHAWRRFANGGWERVSTAIAPPALKAAAAAGQARRADALGLRILSLRWRRIGRTPPSPPDRRELRRAQAARRTGAAVVLNVEVEHGPARLRWIGVVAGNRLIGAAPVYEWLGRRFASITSFGAPVSTRQLRNLSFVVR, from the coding sequence GTGGAACGGAGCGGACCCCTGGCATTTCTCCAGTTGGTTGGCGCTTGGACGCTGGCGGTCGTGTTTCCCTTCCTCCACGCCACTGGTCGGGAGACACCGTTTTACATCGCGCACGGTGCGACCGGCATGCGTCTCGTCGTCTTCGTAGTGGTCGCCACGTTGCTACCACCGCTCGTGGCTTTTTGCGCCTACCTCTTGCTGCGACGGCTGCTCGGCCAAGTGGTTGCTGGACGAGCGCTGACAGCGACTCTTGCCGGCTTGATCGCGCTGATCGCGTTGCCTTTGGTCGCGCGTGGCCCGCTTGGCTCTCCGCTCGGCGCCGCGATCGTCGCGGTTCTCACCTCCGCTGGGGCGTTCGCGATCCTCGTCGGCAGCGCTGTTGCGCGGCGCACGCTCGCGCTCTGCGCGGCTGTCGCTCCGCTCGCGCTGTTGCAGTTCCTGGCGTTCTCACCTGCACGCGAACTACTGTCCGCCAGGTCCGGCGGCGACACGACTCGGCAGGTCGGAGCAGTAAGCGAGAAACCGCCCGCCACGCCCGGTCGCTCACCGCCAACGGTCGTGCTGGTGGTATTCGATGAGCTGCCAGTGCACGCGCTCGAGGACGGCCGCGGGGGCATCGACCGCAGTCGTTTCCCTGCGTTCCACGGGCTAGCCCGCGTCGCCACCTGGTACCGCTTCGCGAGCTCGCCCGGGAGCGACACCTACGTTGCAGTTCCCGCGCTCGTCACTGGCCTGCCGCCAGACCCGGATCGCGCTCCTGTCGCCGCGTCGTATCCGTCGAGCCTATTCACGCGTTTGCGCGGCAGCTATCGGCTCTTCGCCGAGGAGCCGGAAACGGTGATGTGTGCGCTACCGGAGTGCGAGCGGTCCGGGCAGTCGAGGGGAGGACTCCAGCAGCTCCTAATCGACAGCGCGATCGTTGTCGCGAACCTGATCAGTCCCCCTGGCTTGCGCGACCGGTTGCCGCGGGTCGACCAGACCTACCAGGACTTCCTCGACACCGCCGGCGGCTCCGAAGCGGCAGCGGCTGAAGCCGGTCGGGACGATGAGGGCCGCCTGCAAATGAAAGTCCTGAATCGGCGGGGCGGGCAAGCACTAGGTCGCCCTGTGAGCGCTTTCCGGGCTGCGCTGCAGGCGCTTCCGCGAGTGGCGCGCGAGCGCCCACTCTTCGCTTTCCTACACATCGAGCTGCCGCACGTACCGTGGCAGTACTTCCCCGATCTCGGGCGCTATCGGGCCGAGCCGTTGGGCATGATCGGGATCCTCGGTGACCGTTGGGGCACCAACCAGAGCCAGATCGACCAGGAGCGCCCACGCTTCCTATTTCAGACCGGTGCTGCCGACGCGGGGCTCGGGGCGATCGTCGCTCGCTTGCGCGCGCTTGGGCTGTGGGATCGGTCACTCGTGGTCGTCACCGCCGACCACGGCTCTGCGTTTACGCCGGGTCGAGGGCGGCGCACACCCACCTCCGACAACTTCGCCGAGATCGCCGGCGTACCGCTGTTCGTCAAGTGGCCGCGTCAGAAGCGCGGCAGGGTAGAAAACGGCCCTGCGTCGACGCTCGATATCCCCCCTACGGTGCTCGCGGTGGCGGGACTAAAGGCTGACGGCCTCGCCGGCTCCGATCTGCGAAGAGGCATTCCTCGCCGCACGAGGCTGACGCTCACGCCGTTGAAGGGAAAGAAGGTGAGCCTTAGCTTCGCCACCTTCATGCGCCAGCGGGCGGCCCTGGCACACGCTTGGCGCCGCTTCGCGAACGGCGGCTGGGAACGGGTCTCAACAGCGATCGCACCGCCCGCGCTAAAGGCTGCCGCGGCGGCGGGTCAGGCCCGCCGAGCAGACGCCTTGGGACTCCGGATCCTCTCGCTGCGCTGGCGACGCATCGGCCGGACTCCACCTTCGCCGCCCGATCGTCGCGAGCTGAGGCGCGCGCAAGCGGCGCGCAGAACCGGCGCGGCCGTAGTTCTGAACGTGGAGGTGGAACATGGCCCCGCGCGCCTGCGGTGGATCGGGGTGGTCGCGGGAAACCGCTTGATTGGTGCGGCCCCGGTGTACGAGTGGTTAGGTAGGCGTTTCGCGTCGATAACGTCTTTCGGTGCCCCGGTCAGCACCCGTCAGTTGCGCAATTTGAGCTTCGTAGTCCGTTAA
- a CDS encoding class I SAM-dependent methyltransferase yields the protein MITKERPIITGERAVTAEGGFNPSWQRHNVEYKLAARFLPDGEIVDIGCGVGHGCEHLAPRPSVGVDIVPDVLAGQPRPTVVADMRALPFPSGRFAGAISVHAIEHVPDPERAAAEMHRVLAPGGVAAVWTPNRLTFGIPDEIIDPYHYVEFAPDELQQLLAEIFDRVELYGLFASERYMRIHIRERRRLRRLLALDPLALRRAIPRTLRQRLYDWQLSRARAQPDPDAAAIREHDFFLASERLHECLDVLAVCHK from the coding sequence GTGATCACCAAGGAACGTCCAATCATCACGGGCGAGCGCGCTGTCACAGCCGAGGGAGGTTTCAACCCCTCTTGGCAGCGCCACAACGTGGAGTACAAACTCGCTGCCCGCTTCTTGCCCGACGGCGAGATCGTCGACATCGGTTGCGGGGTCGGTCACGGCTGCGAGCACCTGGCCCCCCGGCCATCGGTGGGTGTCGACATCGTCCCAGACGTGCTCGCAGGGCAGCCACGTCCGACCGTGGTCGCAGACATGCGTGCCCTACCGTTCCCATCCGGGCGCTTCGCGGGCGCGATTTCGGTGCACGCGATCGAACACGTCCCCGACCCGGAGCGCGCGGCAGCCGAGATGCACCGAGTGCTCGCGCCCGGCGGCGTCGCTGCGGTTTGGACGCCGAACCGATTGACGTTCGGGATCCCTGACGAGATCATCGATCCCTATCACTACGTCGAGTTCGCACCCGACGAGCTGCAGCAACTCCTGGCCGAAATCTTCGATCGGGTCGAGCTCTATGGGCTATTCGCGTCGGAGCGGTACATGCGGATACACATCCGCGAAAGGAGGCGGTTGCGGCGTCTGCTGGCACTCGATCCGTTGGCACTGCGCCGGGCGATACCTCGTACCCTGCGCCAGCGTCTCTACGACTGGCAGCTCAGCCGCGCGCGGGCTCAGCCCGATCCAGACGCCGCCGCAATCCGCGAGCACGATTTCTTCCTAGCCTCAGAGCGACTTCACGAGTGTCTCGACGTGCTTGCGGTCTGTCACAAATGA